The following are from one region of the Streptomyces rubrogriseus genome:
- a CDS encoding SDR family NAD(P)-dependent oxidoreductase, which produces MANEQELREYLKRAIADARDARRRLREAEDKAHEPIAIIGMACRYPGGVATPEDLWRLVDDGVDAVGGFPANRGWDLERLYDPDPDAAGTSYTTEGGFLHGADEFDPEFFGMSPREALAVDPQQRLLLETTWEAFERAGLDPASLRGSRTGVFTGLMYNDYGSRPNLPAEGNEGYLFSGSAGSIASGRLAYTFGLEGPTVTVDTACSSSLVALHMAAGALRAGECDLALAGGAAVMSTPTAFVEFSRLRGLAPDGRCKSFSEHADGTGWAEGVGLLLVEKLSDARRNGHRVLAVVRGSAVNQDGASNGLTAPNGPSQERVIRQALAHSGLTPADVDAVEAHGTGTSLGDPIEAEALLATYGQERAEGRPLYLGSLKSNIGHSQAAAGVGGIIKMVQAIRHGVLPATLHSAERSSRVDWEAGAVELLTEARPWPETGAPRRAGVSSFGFGGTNAHVVIEQAVEPTDEDARDGDEPTSEAPAQANVPAPPVLPWVLSGRTREAVTAQARRLLSYATEHEEVEPAHVAQSLIHDRSVFDHRAVVVGADREELLTGLQALADGRPTPTNVVQDTKHTGKTAFLFTGQGAQHTGMGMDLYHTYPAYAHAFDTIATHLDPHLDQPLHHTITTGHHLHQTGNTQPALFATEVALYRLLETWGITPDYLTGHSIGELAAAHISGILTLQDACTLVTARARLMQNLPTTGTMIALQATEEEILPHLTGHEHHLTIAAINSPTSLVISGNQTAANHIAAKLTEQGRKTKTLTVSHAFHSPHMDGMLHDFHHTAAQLTYHQPTIPIVSTLTGNLATHNDLRTPTYWTDQLRNTVRYTQALHTLHTAGVTTYTEIGPDATLTPLTTNTIGDTDGTAAIATLRAGRPEPRQVLAAVGELYARGRRVDWDAFFGGRPGRSVSVDLPTYAFQRDRYWLDVTEAAADASGLGLTPTDHPILGATLDLADGEQTVFTSRLSLRTHPWLADHTVAGTTLLPGTGFVELAVLAGQRLGCPRVEELTLSAPLVLPERDGVRVQLVVGEADGAGRRAVDVYARPDGGDETPGAVAEARQWTALAKGVLAPAAGTGTAADGLPVWPPTGASEVPLDGAYDRLAVQEYEYGPAFRGLRRVWRGDGEIYAEVALPEEQRAGAGRYVLHPALLDAALHPLLPGVADQDRAALLPFAWSGVTVHATGASVLRVRLTLTGSDVAALTVADGTGAPVASVESLLLRPLSKDALREAASTARDGLFRVAWNTLPATDTTATDTTGWAVVGDVTVDGASSYADLGAVANADPVPGTVLYAPPVPDGDVPEAAHTALRDALATTQSWLADERTNDTTLAVVTRGALATREGQHTDPVQAGLWGLLRVAQTENPGRITLIDTDTDTIPTTALTSHEPQLALRDDTLLVPRLARTTNQHTEQPRWDRGTVLITGATGALGTVLARHLVTRHGTRHLLLLSRRGTNAPGARELQQELTTLGATVTIAACDAADRNALTSLLHTIPAEHPLTAVVHTAGTLDDGLLSSLTEERLAGVLRPKVDAAWNLHELTKDLDLEAFVLYSSVAGLIGNAGQANYGAGNTFLDALAQHRRALGLPAVSLAWGLWDQASTISGQLDQTDLKRMERTGLLPLSSADAMELFDAAPATGEAVLAATRLNLGALRKQSDGPHLLFRGLVPAAPRRAAAAQADGGSSLEQRLAPLSAAEREQALTDLVRTQVAAVLGHSDPGTIESGRAFQELGFDSLTAVELRNRLSTTSGLRLPTTLVFDHPSPAALAAHLSAELFGEQESNVPAVVAADSASLEPIAIVGMACRYPGGVSSPEELWRLVADGVDAVTEFPVNRGWDLENLYHPDPDHVGTTYARGGGFLHDADLFDAEFFGMSPREALAVDPQQRLLLETAWETVENAGIVPASLRGSRTGVFTGVMYHDYGSQLNTVPEDLEGYLASGNAGSVASGRVSYNLGLEGPAVTVDTACSSSLVALHMAAGALRAGECDLALAGGVTVMSSPTSYVEFSRQRGLSPDGRCKPFAAAADGTGWSEGVGLLLVERLSDARRNGHQVLAVVRGSAVNQDGASNGLTAPNGPSQERVIRQALANAGLTPADVDAVEAHGTGTTLGDPIEAQALLATYGQERAEGRPLYLGSLKSNIGHSQAAAGVGSVIKMIQAMRHEVLPKTLHVDAPSPHVDWETGAVELLTEAREWQTYGRPRRAAVSSFGISGTNAHVVIEQTEPTGRPEQPESASATPLPAVPWVLSGRTPEAVAGQARRLLSHVEARPEASLMDIGLSLAVGRSQFEHRATVVGADREELLAGLRTLASGATTQTAVRDTRHAGKTAFLFTGQGAQHTGMGMDLYDTYPAYAHAFDTIATHLDPHLDQPLHHTITTGHHLHQTGNTQPALFATEVALYRLLETWGITPDYLTGHSIGELAAAHISGILTLQDACTLVTARARLMQNLPTTGTMIALQATEEEILPHLTGHEHHLTIAAINSPTSLVISGNQTAANHIAAKLTEQGRKTKTLTVSHAFHSPHMDGMLHDFHHTAAQLTYHQPTIPIVSTLTGNLATHNDLRTPTYWTDQLRNTVRYTQALHTLHTAGVTTYTEIGPDATLTPLTQQTLDNTTAIPLLRHNHPETHTLLTAISRLHNRGIPINWNHLFTNTHATHTPLPTYAFQHERFWLKGSAQSGDAGQGLTPTGHPLLGAAVTVAGADQVLFTSRLSLRSHPWLAEQAVFDAPVLPVSALVELALRAGDELGVPGGLAELDLRAPVVLPEQGSLQLQLGVGPTDEAGRRPFTLHSRPDDSDAPWKVHAHGAFESVDGGATPTGPSPDADATDVRLAEELLPDAARYELHPALLEAAVMVAAGTGEAGTTPVPAHWRGVRLHASGATAVRVRVGVPDENGVTVLLSDAAGQPVVTVERLTFRDVPDAEFAVASEAGRPLFRLDWDRTALPEPASPVRWGVLGDGVRFDGPADDIVAFEDVAAVGKAAEAGEAAGTGAPVDAVLARVTSEGAGDAPTAAHTAARRALDLVQDWLADDRLDTTRLVVATRGAVRADGEEGAPDVGAATVWGLLRSAQAEAPDRIVLVDLDHADAGTAPSVSPASLSALVASGEPQAALRGGETLLPRLRRLPSEASDTSPAEPVWDPEGTVVVTGGTGALGSLFARHLVTEHGVRNLLLLSLRGQEAPGAGELIADLAALGARVTVRAVDVADRDALAAVLATVPDGHPLTGVVHAAGVLDNGLVSAQTPESLATVLRPKADAAWHLHELTKDMDLSAFVLFSSSVGVVGGPGQSNYAAANAFLDALAEHRARLGLPATSLAWGLWDLGHGINAGLDANDLKRFGREGFRQISPEAGTALFDAALDGSAATVVALPADLSVMRAHGRVPAVFGALVRVPNRRTAQSGTVAAESFAQRLAGLSVPERRQAALDLVRAEVAAALGHSGPDAVSAERAFQEMGFDSMTAVELRNRLIAASGARLAAAVVFDHPTPQALAEHLLGEVAPEGAGDPAQPLMSELDRLEASLAALADDGRTRSAVSVRLQTILSRLNEAAGPDESSDVVSSLDTASADDLFDFIDNQLGRSAN; this is translated from the coding sequence GTGGCCAACGAGCAAGAACTCCGCGAGTACCTCAAGCGGGCGATCGCCGATGCGCGCGACGCGCGCAGGCGCCTGCGCGAAGCCGAGGACAAGGCCCACGAGCCCATCGCGATCATCGGCATGGCGTGCCGCTACCCCGGAGGGGTCGCCACGCCGGAGGACCTGTGGCGGCTGGTCGACGACGGTGTGGACGCGGTCGGCGGCTTCCCCGCCAACCGCGGGTGGGACCTGGAGCGGCTGTACGACCCGGACCCGGACGCGGCGGGCACCTCGTACACGACCGAGGGCGGTTTCCTGCACGGGGCCGACGAGTTCGACCCGGAGTTCTTCGGGATGTCGCCGCGTGAGGCCCTCGCCGTGGACCCGCAGCAGCGGCTGCTGCTGGAGACCACCTGGGAGGCGTTCGAACGGGCCGGCCTCGATCCGGCGTCGTTGCGCGGCAGCCGCACCGGCGTCTTCACGGGTCTGATGTACAACGACTACGGCTCCCGCCCGAACCTCCCCGCCGAGGGGAACGAGGGCTATCTGTTCAGCGGCAGCGCGGGCAGCATCGCCTCGGGCCGGCTGGCGTACACCTTCGGGCTGGAGGGCCCGACGGTCACCGTGGACACGGCGTGCTCGTCGTCGCTGGTCGCCCTGCACATGGCGGCCGGTGCGCTGCGTGCCGGGGAGTGCGACCTCGCGCTCGCGGGCGGCGCGGCCGTGATGTCCACGCCGACCGCCTTCGTCGAGTTCTCCAGGCTGCGCGGACTGGCTCCGGACGGTCGCTGCAAGTCCTTCTCCGAGCACGCCGACGGCACCGGCTGGGCCGAGGGTGTCGGCCTGCTGCTGGTCGAGAAGCTGTCCGACGCCCGCCGCAACGGCCACCGGGTGCTGGCGGTCGTCCGCGGCTCGGCCGTCAACCAGGACGGCGCCTCCAACGGCCTCACCGCGCCCAACGGCCCCTCCCAGGAACGGGTCATCCGCCAGGCGCTGGCCCACTCGGGTCTCACCCCCGCCGACGTGGACGCCGTCGAGGCGCACGGCACCGGTACCTCGCTCGGCGACCCGATCGAGGCGGAGGCACTGCTGGCGACCTACGGCCAGGAGCGGGCGGAGGGGCGTCCGCTGTACCTGGGCTCGCTGAAGTCCAACATCGGGCACAGCCAGGCCGCCGCCGGGGTCGGCGGGATCATCAAGATGGTGCAGGCGATCCGGCACGGTGTGCTGCCCGCGACCCTGCACTCCGCGGAGCGTTCGAGCCGGGTCGACTGGGAGGCGGGCGCGGTCGAGCTGCTGACCGAGGCGCGGCCCTGGCCGGAGACCGGGGCACCGCGCCGGGCCGGAGTGTCGTCGTTCGGCTTCGGCGGCACCAACGCGCACGTGGTCATCGAGCAGGCCGTGGAGCCGACGGACGAGGATGCCCGGGACGGGGACGAGCCCACGTCCGAGGCCCCGGCGCAGGCGAATGTCCCGGCGCCGCCGGTGCTGCCGTGGGTGCTGTCCGGGCGCACCCGGGAGGCCGTGACCGCTCAGGCACGCAGGCTGCTGTCGTACGCGACGGAGCACGAGGAGGTCGAGCCCGCCCATGTCGCGCAGTCACTGATCCACGACCGGTCGGTTTTCGACCACCGTGCGGTGGTGGTGGGGGCGGACCGGGAGGAACTGCTCACCGGACTACAGGCCCTGGCCGACGGCCGGCCCACCCCCACCAACGTCGTCCAGGACACCAAACACACCGGGAAGACCGCCTTCCTCTTCACCGGCCAGGGCGCCCAGCACACCGGCATGGGCATGGACCTCTACCACACCTACCCCGCCTACGCCCACGCCTTCGACACCATCGCCACCCACCTCGACCCCCACCTCGACCAACCCCTCCACCACACCATCACCACCGGCCACCACCTCCACCAGACCGGCAACACCCAACCCGCCCTCTTCGCCACCGAAGTCGCCCTCTACCGACTCCTCGAAACCTGGGGCATCACCCCCGACTACCTCACCGGACACTCCATCGGCGAACTCGCCGCCGCCCACATCTCCGGCATCCTCACCCTCCAAGACGCCTGCACCCTCGTCACCGCCCGCGCCCGCCTCATGCAAAACCTCCCCACCACCGGCACCATGATCGCCCTCCAAGCCACCGAAGAAGAAATACTCCCCCACCTCACCGGACACGAACACCACCTCACCATCGCCGCCATCAACAGCCCCACCTCCCTCGTCATCTCCGGCAACCAAACCGCCGCCAACCACATAGCCGCCAAACTCACCGAACAAGGCAGAAAAACCAAAACCCTCACCGTCTCCCACGCCTTCCACTCCCCCCACATGGACGGCATGCTCCACGACTTCCACCACACCGCCGCCCAACTCACCTACCACCAACCCACCATCCCCATCGTCTCCACCCTCACCGGAAACCTCGCCACCCACAACGACCTCCGCACCCCCACCTACTGGACCGACCAACTCCGCAACACCGTCCGCTACACCCAAGCCCTCCACACCCTCCACACCGCCGGCGTCACCACCTACACCGAAATCGGCCCCGACGCCACCCTCACCCCCCTCACCACGAACACCATCGGCGACACCGACGGCACAGCAGCCATCGCCACCCTGCGCGCCGGACGGCCCGAGCCGCGGCAGGTACTCGCGGCGGTCGGCGAGTTGTACGCACGTGGCCGGCGCGTCGACTGGGACGCGTTCTTCGGCGGCCGGCCCGGCCGGTCCGTGTCCGTGGACCTGCCGACGTACGCCTTCCAGCGCGACCGGTACTGGCTCGACGTCACGGAGGCCGCCGCCGACGCCTCCGGCCTCGGGCTGACCCCGACGGACCACCCGATCCTCGGTGCCACGCTCGATCTGGCGGACGGCGAGCAGACCGTCTTCACGAGTCGGCTGTCCCTGCGCACACATCCCTGGCTGGCCGACCACACCGTGGCCGGCACCACTCTGCTGCCGGGCACGGGCTTCGTGGAACTTGCCGTGCTGGCCGGTCAGCGCCTGGGCTGCCCGCGGGTCGAGGAGTTGACGCTGTCGGCTCCGCTGGTCCTGCCGGAGCGGGACGGCGTGCGGGTACAGCTCGTGGTCGGCGAGGCCGACGGCGCGGGCCGCCGGGCGGTCGACGTGTACGCACGTCCCGACGGCGGCGACGAGACACCCGGCGCCGTTGCCGAGGCCCGCCAGTGGACGGCTCTCGCGAAGGGCGTGCTGGCGCCCGCCGCCGGAACCGGCACGGCGGCGGACGGTCTGCCGGTCTGGCCGCCGACGGGCGCGAGTGAGGTGCCGCTCGACGGGGCCTACGACCGGCTGGCGGTCCAGGAGTACGAGTACGGTCCGGCCTTCCGGGGCCTGCGGCGGGTCTGGCGCGGCGACGGCGAGATCTACGCCGAGGTCGCCCTGCCCGAGGAGCAGCGCGCCGGCGCCGGACGGTACGTCCTGCACCCGGCCCTGCTCGACGCCGCACTGCACCCGCTGCTGCCGGGCGTCGCCGACCAGGACCGCGCGGCGCTGCTGCCGTTCGCCTGGTCCGGGGTGACCGTGCACGCGACCGGCGCCTCCGTGCTCCGCGTGCGACTGACCCTCACCGGGTCCGACGTGGCGGCGTTGACGGTGGCGGACGGAACCGGTGCCCCGGTGGCCTCGGTCGAGTCCCTGCTGCTGCGCCCGCTGTCCAAGGACGCACTGCGCGAGGCCGCCTCCACCGCCCGCGACGGACTCTTCCGCGTCGCCTGGAACACCCTGCCCGCCACCGACACCACCGCCACCGACACCACCGGCTGGGCCGTCGTCGGCGACGTGACAGTCGACGGAGCGAGCAGTTACGCCGACCTCGGCGCCGTGGCGAACGCCGATCCCGTCCCGGGCACCGTCCTGTACGCCCCGCCCGTCCCGGACGGTGACGTGCCGGAAGCGGCCCACACCGCCCTGCGCGACGCCCTCGCCACCACGCAGTCCTGGCTCGCCGACGAACGCACCAACGACACCACCCTCGCCGTCGTCACCCGCGGCGCCCTCGCCACCCGCGAAGGACAGCACACCGACCCCGTACAGGCCGGCCTGTGGGGCCTGCTCCGCGTCGCCCAGACCGAAAACCCCGGCCGCATCACCCTCATCGACACCGACACCGACACCATCCCCACCACCGCCCTCACCAGCCACGAACCCCAACTCGCCCTGCGCGACGACACCCTCCTCGTCCCCCGCCTGGCCCGCACCACCAACCAGCACACCGAACAGCCCCGCTGGGACCGCGGCACCGTCCTCATCACCGGCGCCACCGGCGCCCTCGGCACCGTCCTCGCCCGCCACCTCGTCACCCGGCACGGCACCCGACACCTCCTCCTCCTCAGCCGACGCGGCACCAACGCCCCCGGCGCACGAGAACTCCAGCAGGAACTCACCACCCTCGGCGCCACCGTGACCATCGCCGCCTGCGACGCCGCCGACCGAAACGCCCTCACCTCCCTCCTCCACACCATCCCCGCCGAACACCCCCTCACCGCCGTCGTCCACACCGCCGGCACCCTCGACGACGGTCTGCTCTCCTCGCTCACCGAGGAGCGGCTCGCCGGTGTACTGCGTCCGAAGGTCGACGCGGCCTGGAACCTGCACGAACTCACCAAGGATCTCGACCTGGAGGCATTCGTCCTCTACTCCTCCGTCGCCGGCCTGATCGGCAACGCCGGCCAGGCCAACTACGGCGCCGGGAACACCTTCCTGGACGCCCTCGCCCAGCACCGCAGGGCACTCGGACTGCCCGCCGTCTCCCTCGCCTGGGGCCTGTGGGACCAGGCCAGCACCATCAGCGGACAACTCGACCAGACCGACCTGAAGCGCATGGAGCGCACCGGGCTGCTGCCGCTGTCGTCCGCGGACGCGATGGAGCTGTTCGACGCGGCCCCGGCCACCGGCGAAGCGGTCCTCGCGGCAACCCGGCTGAACCTGGGTGCCCTGCGCAAGCAGAGCGACGGCCCGCACCTCCTCTTCCGCGGCCTCGTCCCGGCCGCCCCGCGCCGGGCGGCCGCCGCGCAGGCCGACGGCGGTTCGTCGCTGGAGCAGCGGCTGGCTCCGCTGTCCGCGGCCGAGCGCGAGCAGGCGCTCACGGATCTCGTGCGCACCCAGGTCGCGGCGGTGCTCGGACACTCGGACCCCGGCACGATCGAGTCCGGCCGGGCCTTCCAGGAGCTGGGCTTCGACTCACTGACGGCGGTCGAACTCCGTAACCGGCTGAGCACCACGAGCGGACTGCGCCTGCCCACCACCCTGGTCTTCGACCACCCCTCCCCCGCCGCCCTCGCCGCCCATCTCTCGGCGGAGCTGTTCGGCGAGCAGGAGTCGAACGTGCCGGCCGTGGTGGCCGCCGACTCGGCGTCCCTGGAGCCGATCGCGATCGTCGGCATGGCCTGCCGCTACCCGGGCGGGGTGTCCTCGCCCGAGGAGCTGTGGCGGCTGGTGGCGGACGGCGTGGACGCCGTCACCGAGTTCCCGGTCAACCGGGGCTGGGACCTGGAGAACCTGTACCACCCGGACCCGGACCACGTGGGGACGACGTACGCCCGGGGCGGCGGCTTCCTGCACGACGCCGACCTGTTCGACGCGGAGTTCTTCGGGATGTCGCCGCGTGAGGCGCTCGCCGTGGATCCGCAGCAGCGGCTGCTGCTGGAGACCGCCTGGGAGACGGTCGAGAACGCCGGCATCGTCCCCGCGTCGCTGCGCGGCAGCCGCACCGGTGTGTTCACCGGCGTGATGTACCACGACTACGGCTCCCAACTGAACACGGTCCCCGAGGACCTGGAGGGCTATCTCGCCAGCGGCAACGCCGGCAGTGTGGCTTCGGGCCGGGTCTCGTACAACCTGGGCCTGGAGGGTCCGGCGGTCACCGTGGACACGGCGTGCTCGTCGTCGCTGGTCGCCCTGCACATGGCGGCCGGGGCGCTGCGTGCCGGGGAGTGCGACCTCGCGCTCGCGGGCGGGGTCACCGTCATGTCGAGCCCGACTTCCTACGTGGAGTTCTCACGTCAGCGGGGTCTGTCGCCGGACGGCCGCTGCAAGCCGTTCGCGGCCGCCGCCGACGGCACCGGCTGGAGCGAGGGCGTCGGCCTGCTGCTCGTCGAGCGCCTCTCCGACGCCCGCCGCAACGGCCACCAGGTACTCGCGGTCGTCCGCGGCTCGGCCGTCAACCAGGACGGCGCCTCCAACGGCCTCACCGCACCCAACGGCCCCTCCCAGGAACGAGTCATCCGCCAGGCCCTGGCCAACGCCGGCCTGACCCCCGCCGACGTCGACGCCGTCGAAGCACACGGCACCGGCACCACCCTGGGCGACCCGATCGAGGCACAGGCACTACTGGCCACCTACGGCCAGGAGCGGGCGGAGGGGCGTCCCCTCTACCTCGGCTCACTCAAGTCCAACATCGGACACAGCCAGGCCGCCGCCGGAGTCGGCAGCGTCATCAAGATGATCCAGGCGATGCGCCACGAAGTACTGCCCAAGACCCTGCACGTCGACGCACCGTCCCCGCACGTCGACTGGGAGACGGGGGCGGTCGAACTTCTCACCGAGGCACGGGAGTGGCAGACGTACGGCCGTCCGCGCCGCGCCGCCGTCTCGTCCTTCGGCATCAGCGGCACCAACGCCCATGTGGTGATCGAGCAGACGGAGCCGACCGGCCGGCCCGAGCAGCCGGAGTCGGCGTCCGCCACCCCGCTGCCGGCCGTCCCGTGGGTGCTGTCGGGCCGGACCCCGGAGGCCGTGGCCGGGCAGGCGCGGCGGCTGCTGTCACACGTCGAGGCACGCCCCGAAGCGTCCCTGATGGACATCGGTCTCTCGCTGGCGGTCGGCCGGTCGCAGTTCGAGCACCGGGCGACGGTCGTCGGCGCGGACCGCGAGGAACTGCTGGCCGGGCTGCGGACGCTGGCTTCCGGTGCCACGACGCAGACAGCGGTACGGGACACCAGGCACGCCGGGAAGACCGCGTTCCTCTTCACCGGCCAGGGCGCCCAGCACACCGGCATGGGCATGGACCTTTACGACACCTACCCCGCCTACGCCCACGCCTTCGACACCATCGCCACCCACCTCGACCCCCACCTCGACCAACCCCTCCACCACACCATCACCACCGGCCACCACCTCCACCAGACCGGCAACACCCAACCCGCCCTCTTCGCCACCGAAGTCGCCCTCTACCGACTCCTCGAAACCTGGGGCATCACCCCCGACTACCTCACCGGACACTCCATCGGCGAACTCGCCGCCGCCCACATCTCCGGCATCCTCACCCTCCAAGACGCCTGCACCCTCGTCACCGCCCGCGCCCGCCTCATGCAAAACCTCCCCACCACCGGCACCATGATCGCCCTCCAAGCCACCGAAGAAGAAATACTCCCCCACCTCACCGGACACGAACACCACCTCACCATCGCCGCCATCAACAGCCCCACCTCCCTCGTCATCTCCGGCAACCAAACCGCCGCCAACCACATAGCCGCCAAACTCACCGAACAAGGCAGAAAAACCAAAACCCTCACCGTCTCCCACGCCTTCCACTCCCCCCACATGGACGGCATGCTCCACGACTTCCACCACACCGCCGCCCAACTCACCTACCACCAACCCACCATCCCCATCGTCTCCACCCTCACCGGAAACCTCGCCACCCACAACGACCTCCGCACCCCCACCTACTGGACCGACCAACTCCGCAACACCGTCCGCTACACCCAAGCCCTCCACACCCTCCACACCGCCGGCGTCACCACCTACACCGAAATCGGCCCCGACGCCACCCTCACCCCCCTCACCCAGCAAACCCTCGACAACACCACCGCCATCCCCCTCCTCCGCCACAACCACCCCGAAACCCACACCCTCCTCACCGCCATCAGCCGACTCCACAACCGCGGCATCCCCATCAACTGGAACCACCTCTTCACCAACACCCACGCCACACACACCCCCCTACCCACCTACGCCTTCCAACACGAACGGTTCTGGCTGAAGGGGTCGGCGCAGTCCGGCGACGCGGGCCAGGGGCTCACTCCGACGGGTCATCCGCTGCTGGGTGCCGCGGTCACCGTCGCGGGCGCCGATCAGGTGCTGTTCACCAGTCGGCTGTCGCTGCGCAGCCATCCGTGGTTGGCCGAGCAGGCGGTGTTCGACGCGCCCGTACTGCCCGTCTCCGCCCTGGTGGAGCTGGCCCTCCGTGCGGGCGACGAACTGGGCGTCCCGGGCGGGCTCGCGGAGCTGGACCTGCGCGCGCCGGTCGTTCTGCCCGAACAGGGTTCTCTGCAGCTCCAGTTGGGCGTGGGTCCGACGGACGAGGCCGGACGGCGGCCGTTCACCCTGCACAGCAGGCCGGACGACTCGGACGCTCCCTGGAAGGTGCACGCCCATGGCGCCTTCGAGTCCGTGGACGGCGGTGCCACGCCCACCGGTCCGTCGCCGGACGCGGACGCGACCGATGTGCGGCTGGCCGAGGAGCTGTTGCCGGACGCCGCCCGCTACGAGCTGCATCCGGCCCTGCTGGAGGCGGCGGTCATGGTGGCTGCGGGGACCGGGGAGGCCGGTACCACGCCGGTACCGGCCCACTGGCGGGGCGTGCGGCTGCACGCGTCGGGTGCCACCGCCGTACGGGTCCGGGTCGGCGTCCCGGACGAGAACGGTGTCACCGTGCTGCTGTCCGACGCCGCAGGGCAGCCTGTCGTCACGGTCGAGAGGCTGACCTTCCGGGATGTCCCGGACGCCGAGTTCGCGGTGGCCTCCGAGGCCGGCCGGCCGCTGTTCCGGCTCGACTGGGACCGGACCGCGCTGCCGGAGCCCGCTTCTCCGGTGCGCTGGGGTGTCCTCGGTGACGGCGTCCGGTTCGACGGACCGGCCGACGACATCGTGGCGTTCGAGGATGTGGCGGCCGTCGGCAAGGCGGCCGAAGCGGGCGAAGCAGCCGGTACCGGCGCCCCGGTGGACGCGGTGCTGGCCAGGGTGACGTCCGAGGGGGCCGGCGACGCGCCGACGGCCGCGCACACGGCTGCGCGCCGTGCGCTGGACCTCGTACAGGACTGGCTGGCCGACGACCGTCTCGACACCACCCGGCTGGTGGTGGCGACACGAGGAGCGGTGCGCGCCGATGGGGAGGAAGGCGCCCCGGACGTCGGCGCGGCCACCGTCTGGGGGCTGCTGCGCTCGGCGCAGGCGGAGGCCCCCGACCGGATCGTGCTCGTCGACCTGGACCACGCCGACGCGGGCACGGCACCGTCGGTGTCGCCTGCCTCGCTGTCCGCGCTCGTCGCGTCGGGCGAGCCGCAGGCGGCGCTGCGCGGCGGCGAGACCCTCCTGCCGCGGCTGCGCCGGCTGCCGTCGGAGGCGTCCGACACCTCCCCGGCCGAACCGGTCTGGGACCCGGAGGGCACCGTGGTCGTCACCGGTGGTACGGGCGCGCTCGGCAGTCTGTTCGCCCGGCATCTGGTCACCGAGCACGGAGTACGCAACCTGCTGCTGCTCAGCCTGCGGGGCCAGGAGGCGCCGGGGGCCGGCGAGCTGATCGCCGACCTCGCCGCGCTCGGCGCCCGGGTCACCGTACGGGCCGTGGACGTCGCCGACCGGGACGCGCTCGCCGCCGTCCTGGCCACGGTGCCGGACGGCCACCCGCTCACCGGCGTGGTGCACGCTGCGGGCGTCCTGGACAACGGCCTGGTCTCCGCGCAGACGCCGGAGAGCCTGGCCACCGTGCTGCGGCCCAAAGCGGACGCGGCCTGGCATCTGCACGAGCTGACGAAGGACATGGACCTGTCGGCGTTCGTGCTGTTCTCGTCGAGCGTGGGCGTCGTCGGCGGGCCCGGCCAGTCCAACTATGCGGCGGCCAACGCCTTCCTCGACGCGCTCGCCGAGCACCGGGCGCGGCTGGGTCTCCCCGCGACGTCGCTCGCCTGGGGACTGTGGGACCTCGGCCACGGGATCAACGCGGGCCTGGACGCCAACGACCTCAAGCGGTTCGGCCGGGAGGGGTTCCGCCAGATCTCGCCCGAGGCGGGCACGGCGCTGTTCGACGCGGCACTGGACGGTTCCGCGGCGACGGTGGTGGCCCTGCCGGCCGACCTGTCCGTGATGCGGGCGCACGGCCGTGTCCCGGCGGTCTTCGGCGCTCTGGTGAGGGTGCCGAACCGGCGCACCGCCCAGTCGGGGACGGTCGCGGCGGAGTCGTTCGCGCAGCGCCTGGCCGGGCTGTCCGTACCGGAGCGGCGGCAGGCGGCCCTGGACCTGGTGCGGGCCGAGGTCGCCGCCGCGCTGGGGCACTCGGGACCGGACGCCGTGTCGGCCGAGCGCGCCTTCCAGGAGATGGGCTTCGACTCGATGACCGCGGTCGAGCTGCGCAACCGGCTCATCGCCGCGAGCGGGGCACGGCTCGCCGCCGCGGTGGTCTTCGACCACCCGACCCCGCAGGCCCTCGCCGAGCATCTGCTCGGCGAGGTGGCACCCGAGGGCGCCGGCGACCCCGCACAGCCGCTGATGTCCGAGCTGGACCGGCTGGAGGCGTCGCTGGCGGCACTCGCCGACGACGGCCGCACCCGGTCCGCGGTCTCCGTTCGGCTGCAGACGATCCTGTCCCGGCTCAACGAGGCCGCCGGACCGGACGAGAGTTCCGACGTGGTGAGCAGTCTCGATACCGCGTCGGCCGACGACCTCTTCGACTTCATCGACAACCAGCTCGGACGATCGGCGAACTGA